From a region of the Triticum aestivum cultivar Chinese Spring chromosome 7D, IWGSC CS RefSeq v2.1, whole genome shotgun sequence genome:
- the LOC123165391 gene encoding tyrosine--tRNA ligase 2, cytoplasmic-like has protein sequence MHITKGTTMAINVNKLLEAGCKVKIFMADWFALTNHNVSLRKVHDVCAYTTEMWRTVGMHLDEVELVRASDEVSRDTHRYWPLDMKVARRTKLSDMVECILSSKDMRLYGSFLYQPKGLFSDEVFDTCLHSAAILSRDEADVWLLDIGQRASNKVVERYREREAAMREDRHRPVVALSHGVLPSLLEYPEIEMFGDPRWAIYMEDTEWEVGRAMRKAFCPPGTADGNPCLEYIRQIIFPLFGKFEVATL, from the coding sequence ATGCACATAACCAAGGGCACCACCATGGCGATCAACGTGAACAAGCTGCTCGAAGCCGGCTGCAAGGTCAAGATATTCATGGCGGACTGGTTCGCTCTCACAAACCACAACGTCAGTCTGAGAAAAGTCCATGACGTTTGCGCGTACACCACCGAGATGTGGAGAACAGTCGGCATGCACCTCGACGAGGTGGAGCTCGTTCGCGCGTCGGACGAGGTCAGCCGCGACACGCACCGATACTGGCCGCTAGACATGAAAGTCGCGAGGAGGACCAAGCTCAGCGACATGGTGGAGTGCATCCTTTCATCGAAGGACATGAGGCTGTACGGGAGCTTCCTGTACCAGCCGAAGGGACTCTTCTCCGACGAGGTCTTCGACACGTGCCTGCACTCCGCCGCCATACTGTCCCGCGACGAAGCGGACGTGTGGCTGCTGGACATCGGCCAGCGCGCGAGCAACAAGGTGGTCGAGCGCTACCGCGAGCGGGAAGCGGCTATGCGCGAGGATCGGCATCGGCCGGTCGTCGCCTTGTCCCACGGCGTGCTGCCCAGCCTGCTCGAGTACCCGGAGATAGAGATGTTCGGGGACCCAAGGTGGGCGATCTACATGGAGGACACGGAGTGGGAGGTCGGCCGGGCGATGCGGAAGGCGTTCTGCCCGCCGGGAACCGCGGACGGCAATCCGTGCCTGGAGTACATCAGGCAGATAATCTTTCCTCTGTTTGGGAAGTTTGAGGTGGCcacgttgtaa